Genomic DNA from Candidatus Koribacter versatilis Ellin345:
ACCTTGCAGGACAATCTGCTCACGATCATTCCCAACCGCACGCGCTATTACGACACGGAGAAAGATGGGACCGTCATCAACGCCGGATACATGGATTCCAGCTATAAGCTCCCCGGCGGGGGACTGATCTCCGACGTGACCGACATGTCCGAATTCATGATCGCCATGATGCAGCACACGATCGTCTCGCAATCGACGGTGGACCTAATGTGGACACCGGTGAAGACCAGCGATGGAAAAACCAGCGGCTACGGCCTCGGCTTCGGCACTGGCGATCTGCATGGCTGGAAAACCATCTCGCACACCGGCGGCCAGAAGGGCACAAGCACGATTATCTACATGGTCCCCGAAAAGCAGTTCGGCGTGGTGATCCTGACCAACCTCGAAGGCCAGGGCGATGCGCTGCGAGAGACAGCCGCGAAAATCGCGGACGAAGTGCTGAGCGCTACTCCGAAAGCTCAATAATGCGTGGCTTCAGCTTGCCGGCAGCGGTGATCTGGATAATGCCGACGGCGATCGGCAGGTAGAAACGGCGCGGGCCGGCGGCGCCGGGATTGAAGAACAGCACGTCCTTCTCCCAGCGGATCTCCGGCTTATGCGAGTGCCCGTAAATCACCGCGGCGATACCCGCCGCGCCCGGCACAACATCGAGTTCTTTCACATTGTGGATGAGATAGAAGAGCTTGCCGCCAAGTTCCACAGCGTCTGTCGCGGCGAATTGATGGTAGTCGCGGTGGGTATCTACGTTACCGCGGATGGCGGTTACGGGTGCAAGGTTGCGCAACTCTGCAACAATCTCGATATTGC
This window encodes:
- a CDS encoding metallophosphoesterase family protein; protein product: MKIGVISDTHGLLRPQAVSALEGVDHILHAGDIGNIEIVAELRNLAPVTAIRGNVDTHRDYHQFAATDAVELGGKLFYLIHNVKELDVVPGAAGIAAVIYGHSHKPEIRWEKDVLFFNPGAAGPRRFYLPIAVGIIQITAAGKLKPRIIELSE